The Nocardioides sp. cx-173 genome segment ACGTGGTGGAGTGGATCTTCGGGTCGCGCATCCAGTCCCACTGGCCGTGCATGATGTTGTGCCCGACCTCCATGTTCTCGATGATCTTCGCGACGCTGAGGCCGGCGGTGCCGAGCACCCAGGCCGGCGGGAAGACGCTGGCGAGCAGCACGGCCCGGCTGGCGAGCTCGAGCTTGCGCTGGGCGTCGATCACCTTGCGGATGTACGCCGCGTCGCGCTCGCCGCGGGTGTCGAGGATCGACTGGCGGATGGCGTCGAGCTCGACGCCGATCTGCTCGATCTCCTCAGGGGTCAGGTGGGCGATCGGGTTCGTGCTCTCGGTCTTCTTCTGAAGGACGGTCATGTCGATCTCCTCGTGGTGGTCGATCGGTCAGTGGTCGATGTCGCAGGCGCCGGCGGCCGCGTTGATGCAGGTCTGGATGACGACGCCGTCGCCCGGGGCGGCGACGGTGAGCTCGCCGTTGCGCAGGTCGCGCACGGCGCCCTCGCGCAGGGGCAGCACGCAGCCGAAGCACACGCCCATGCGGCAGCCGCTCGGCATCAGGACGCCACCGGCCTCGGCGGCGTCGAGGATCGGGGTGGCCCCGTCGCCCTCGACGGTGATGTCGCTCTTGGTGAACGACACGCTGCCGCCCTCGCCGGTCGCGACGACCGCGGTGCGGAACCGCTCGATGTGCAGCGGCAGGTCGCGGGCGGTGTGGTGCTCCTCGAGCGCATCGAGGAGGCCGACCGGCCCGCAGGCGTACGTCGTGCGCTCGGCGAGGTCGGGGACGATGGTGTCCAGGTCGTGCACGTCGAGCATCCCGTGCACGTCGGTGTGCATCTCGACCAGGCGGACCCGGCCCTCCTCGGCGTACTGGCGCAGCTCCTGGCCGAAGATCACCTCCGAGCGCGACAGCGCGGAGTGCAGCAGCACGATGTCGGCGTCGAGCCGCTCGGCGCGCGAGAACAGGTTGCGCAGCATCCCGATCACCGGCGTCACCCCGGAGCCGGCCGTGACCAGCAGCAGCTTGGCGGGGACCGGGTCGGGGAGCACGAAGTCACCCTCGGCCTGGCCGAGCTGCAGCATCTGGCCGACCCGCGCATGGCGCACCAGGTGGGTGGAGACCGCGCCGTCGGGGATCGCCTTGACGGTGATGCTGATGTGGCCGTCGGCCCGGGGGCCGTGGGTCAGGGAGTAGGTGCGCCACAGGCGGACGCCGTCGACGTCCACGCCCACCCGGACGTACTGACCGGGCACATGGCCGGCCCAGTCCTTGCCCGGCTTGAGCACGATCGTCGCGGCGTCGGCGGTCTCCGGGACGATCGAGACGATGCGCGCGCGCAGGTCGGCGCCGGAGCGGAGCGGGGAGAAGATGTCGAGGACGTCGGCCGGCACGAGCGGCGTCACGGCGGCCTCGGCCACGCGCATCAGCCGGTCTCGCAGCGCGCGGGAGCGCCGGGCGGGCTGGCCGCTCGAGGCGCGCAAGAGAGCTACGGAGGACATGTCCCTACCCTCCTCCACCTCACGGGGTAAAGTCATGACCTCAGGACGTGAAGACTCAGGTCACAATTGTTCGGAGGAGACAACAGTGTCGCCTTCCCGTCGTCCCACGGCCGGCCAGGACCTGCTGATCCCGGTCGAGGCGGTCGCCGAGATCCGCTCCCACCTGCCGTCGGTGGCCGACGACGTGGTGGCCGCGATCATCGAGGAGGTCCCCAGCTACGCCGACGCGTTCGGCGGGCGGATGGGCGAGACCATCCGCAACGCCGTCCAGCTCGCGCTCGGCGGATTCCTCTCCCTGGCCGGCGGCACCCCCGGCGCCGAACCGCGCACCCCCGCCGCGCCCGCCGTCGACGGCGCCTACCAGCTCGGCCGCGGCGAGGCCCGCAGCGGCCGCTCGACCGACGCCCTGCTGGCGGCGTACCGGATCGGGGCCCGCGTGTCCTGGCGCGAGATGTCGACCTACGCCGTCGCAGCGGGACTGTCGGCCGAGACGCTGGTGTCCTTCGCCGAGCTGGTCTTCGCCTACATCGACGAGCTCTCCGCCGCGAGCGTGGCCGGGCACACCGACGAGCTGGCGACCTCGGGGCGCGTGCGCCAACGCTTGCTCGAGCGGATCGCCCACCACCTGCTCGTCGGGTCGCCGGCCGAGACCGTGACCAGCGCCGCCGAGCGCGCCGGCTGGGGGCCGCCCGAGACCCTGACCGCGGTCATCGTGCCGGAGTCCCAGGTCCGCCCGGTGCTGGCCGAGCTCTCGGCCCAGACCCTGCAGACCGAGCTGCCCGACCTGGACGAGGTCGCGCTGCTGCTGGTCCCCGACGCGCATGGCCGCGCGCGCGGCGCCCTGCTGCGCACGCTGGCCGACCGCAGCTGCGTGGCCGGACCGGCGCGGCCCTGGCTGGACGTGCGCGCGTCGTACGACCGCGCGATGCGGGCCCGGGCCTCGGGCCTGGACGGCGACACCGAGGCACACCTGGTCCGCCTGGTCCTCACCGCCGACGCCGACGCCCTCGCGGACCTGCGCACCGACGCGCTGGCGCCGCTGGCCGGGCTGCGGCCCGGCGTCGCCGAGAAGCTCGCCGACACGCTGCGGGCGTGGCTGCTGCACCAGGGTCGCCGCGACGACGTCGCCGAGGCGCTGTTCGTGCATCCGCAGACGGTGCGCTACCGGATGGGCCAGCTCCGCGACCTGTACGGCGACCGGCTCGAGGACCCGGAGACGGTACTCGCCCTGACGATCGCGCTCGGGGCCTCCGTACCGTAGAGCCCATGCCCACCCCCCGGACCGCCCGCGCCCTGCTCGCCGGCGTGGTCGTGCCCGCCCTGCTGACGCTCGCCTCGTGCGCGGGCGACGACCCGCCGCTGGACACCACCCCGACGCCGCGTCCCACCCCGCCTGCCGATGCCTCGGGTGGCGCCGCGGGCGGCGCGTCGGGCGACCCGTCGGGGGCTGCGGCAGGGACCTACGTCGCCCTGGGCGACTCCTTCGTGGCGGCGCCGCTGGTGCCGGACACCGACCCCGACGACGGCTGTCAGCGTTCGGACGGCAACTACCCCCACCTCGTGGCGGCCGAGGCCGGCTACGAGCTCGTCGACGTCAGCTGCGTCGCGGCGTCCAGCACCTCGATGGTCGGGGCCCAGGTCAGCGGGGAGACCCAGAGCCTCCCGCAGTTCGACGCGCTCGACGCGGACGTCGACCTGGTGACCGTCACGATCGGCGGCAACGACTTCGGGCTGTTCTCCCAGCTCCTGGTGGCCTGCCTGCAGGCCGGTCAGGGCGACCAGCGCGGCGCCTCCTGCCAGCAGGCCCAGGCCGGCAACGGCGACCGGCCACTCGAGCAGGCCGCGAAGATCCGGGCCCGCGTCGAGGCCGTCACCCGCGGGATCAGGGACCGGGCACCGAACGCCCGCGTGATCGTCGCGAACTACCCCCAGCTGCTGCCGGACCGCGGCTCGTGCCCCGACCTCATCCCGATCGCCGCCCGCGACTACCCCTACGTCGTCCGCGTCAACAAGGCGCTCTCGGACGCCGTCCGGCTCGGCGGCAAGGCCGGCGGCGCGGAGGTCGTCGACGTGTTCAAGGCGAGCAAGGGCCACGACATCTGCGCCGACGAGCCCTGGGTCAACGGCATCCAGACCGACCCTGAGCGCGCCCTCGCCCTGCACCCGTTCGCCGAGGGCCAGCGCGCCGTCGCCGACCTGGTGCTCGCGGCCATCGCGTAGCGGCGCCGTCCGCTACAGCGCCGAGTGCACGACCCGCCCGGCGGCGACGGTGAGCGCGACCGGCATCGAGCGGAGCTGGCGGGCGACCTCCGCCGCATCCGCCCCGGACGCCAGCGGGTCGCGCTCCAGCAGGACCAGGTCGGCGCGGGAGCCGGCACCGACCGTCGGCTGGAAGTCGACGGACGCGGCGAGAGCCTCGCCCGGGGTGAGGGCCTGCTCGGCATGCCAGGGCTCCTCGTCGTCGGCGCCGCGATGGACCGCGGCGGCGATCGCCAGCCACGGGTCCAGCGGTGAGACCGGAGCGTCCGAGCCCAGGGCCAGGGGGACGCCCGCGTCGAGCATCCACCGGAACGCGAAGCAGCGCTCGCTGCGGCCCGGCCAGATCTGCTCGGTGAGGACCCGGTCGTCGACCAGGTGCGCGGGCTGGACGCTGGCGCGCACGCCGACCGCGGCCATGCGCCGTACGTCGGCGTGGGCGACGAGCTGGGCGTGCTCGATCGAGCCTCGGGCGCCGGTCGCGGCGTAGACCGACAGCGCGTGCGCGACCGCCGCGTCGCCGATGGCGTGGGTGGCGACCTCGAGGCCGCCGGCGTGCCCCCGGGTCAGGAGCGCGCGCAGCTCGTCGGCGCTCTGGTTGGCCGCGCCGAGGCCGCCGTCGGCGTAGGGCTCGCAGCACCAGGCGGTGCGGGTGTTGAGCGAGCCGTCGCTGATGATCTTGAGCGGGCCCATGGTCAGCCGGTCGTCGCCGGGCAGCAGCAGGTCGCCGGTCCGGTGCCCGGCCGCGAGCACCTCGTCGAGCCGGTCGGCGTACGTCGCCACGCGCACCCGCAGCACGTCGCAGCCCTCGGTCCACCGCTCGACCCAGTCGCTCGGGCCGCCGCCGAACTCGAAGTCGACCAGGCCGACCACCCCCTTGGCGGCCGCGCGGTTCAGGGAGTTGAGGTAGCCGGTCGGGGAGATGCCGTCGTTGCCGACCAGGCCCGGCAGGTCGGCGTAGGCGGCGAACCACTCGTTCTCGGAGATGGTGTCCTCGCGCACCTCCAGGCCCAGGGCGCGCTGGGCGGAGCTGCTGAGCCACGCGTGGTGGGCGTCGCCGGCGATCAGGACGACGGGCGTCTCACCGGCGACGGCGTCGAGCTCGGCCACCGTGGGCTGGCGCTCCCACACGGCCGGTCGGTGGCCGAACCCGACGAGCGGGCGGCCCGGGTGCTCGGCCAGCCAGAACCGGACCAGGTCGAGCGCATGCTCCGGGGAGTCCGCGCCGCTGAGATCGAGGCGGGTGAACCTCAGCGACCACTGGCCCAGGTGGGTGTGCTGATCCCAGAGGCCGGGGATCAGCCAGCGCCCGCCCGCCTCGATCTCCTCCACACCATCGGGCCGGGCCAGGCGCGGGCCCACCTCCACCACGCGGCCGCCCTCGACGAGGACGTCGACCGGGTCGTCGGGCACGTCCCGGCCGGGGGTCACGGGCACCAGGCGGGCGTCGCGGACGATCACCCCGCCCACGCTACGGACTGCCCGCCGCCGTCGCCTCACCGGCCGGGGTCGGCTCGTGCGGGTGCGCGTCGACCATCGGCTTCGGCCGCAGCAGCAGCCCGCCGACCGCGGCCGCCAGCAGCGCGAAGGCGGCCCCGACGGCGAAGCCCAGCTGGTAGCCGCCGTTGAGGGCCGCCACCGGCGACGCGCCGCCGTCCAGCAGGCTCTCGGTGCGGGCGGTCGAGAGGCTGACCAGGACGGCCAGCCCGAGGGCTCCGCCCATCATGAAGCTGGTGTTGACCACGCCCGAGGCCAGGCCGGCCTCGTCCGGCTCCACGTCGCCCATCGCCGCCAGCAGCACCGGGTTGAACGCGACTCCGGCGCCGGCGCCCAGCAGCAGCATCGCGGGCAGCACGTCGATCGCGAAGGCGCCGTCGACCGGGGCCCGGGAGAACAGCGCCAGGCTGGTCGCCGCGAGCGCGAGCCCGGCCACCAGCGGCGGACGGATGCCGAAGCGCAGGACCAGCCGGTCGCTGACCCGCAGCGAGCAGTAGGCCATCACCACGCTGGTCGGGATGAACGCGAGCCCGACCTCGAGGGCGTCGTAGGCGACGAGGAGCAGGGCCCCCAGAGCCAGCAGGAGCAGGGTGCGGGCACTGGTCCAACCGGCCTCGTTGCCGCCGACGACGGCGTACACCGT includes the following:
- a CDS encoding ferredoxin reductase, translating into MSSVALLRASSGQPARRSRALRDRLMRVAEAAVTPLVPADVLDIFSPLRSGADLRARIVSIVPETADAATIVLKPGKDWAGHVPGQYVRVGVDVDGVRLWRTYSLTHGPRADGHISITVKAIPDGAVSTHLVRHARVGQMLQLGQAEGDFVLPDPVPAKLLLVTAGSGVTPVIGMLRNLFSRAERLDADIVLLHSALSRSEVIFGQELRQYAEEGRVRLVEMHTDVHGMLDVHDLDTIVPDLAERTTYACGPVGLLDALEEHHTARDLPLHIERFRTAVVATGEGGSVSFTKSDITVEGDGATPILDAAEAGGVLMPSGCRMGVCFGCVLPLREGAVRDLRNGELTVAAPGDGVVIQTCINAAAGACDIDH
- a CDS encoding PucR family transcriptional regulator, whose product is MSPSRRPTAGQDLLIPVEAVAEIRSHLPSVADDVVAAIIEEVPSYADAFGGRMGETIRNAVQLALGGFLSLAGGTPGAEPRTPAAPAVDGAYQLGRGEARSGRSTDALLAAYRIGARVSWREMSTYAVAAGLSAETLVSFAELVFAYIDELSAASVAGHTDELATSGRVRQRLLERIAHHLLVGSPAETVTSAAERAGWGPPETLTAVIVPESQVRPVLAELSAQTLQTELPDLDEVALLLVPDAHGRARGALLRTLADRSCVAGPARPWLDVRASYDRAMRARASGLDGDTEAHLVRLVLTADADALADLRTDALAPLAGLRPGVAEKLADTLRAWLLHQGRRDDVAEALFVHPQTVRYRMGQLRDLYGDRLEDPETVLALTIALGASVP
- a CDS encoding SGNH/GDSL hydrolase family protein, which encodes MPTPRTARALLAGVVVPALLTLASCAGDDPPLDTTPTPRPTPPADASGGAAGGASGDPSGAAAGTYVALGDSFVAAPLVPDTDPDDGCQRSDGNYPHLVAAEAGYELVDVSCVAASSTSMVGAQVSGETQSLPQFDALDADVDLVTVTIGGNDFGLFSQLLVACLQAGQGDQRGASCQQAQAGNGDRPLEQAAKIRARVEAVTRGIRDRAPNARVIVANYPQLLPDRGSCPDLIPIAARDYPYVVRVNKALSDAVRLGGKAGGAEVVDVFKASKGHDICADEPWVNGIQTDPERALALHPFAEGQRAVADLVLAAIA
- a CDS encoding amidohydrolase produces the protein MIVRDARLVPVTPGRDVPDDPVDVLVEGGRVVEVGPRLARPDGVEEIEAGGRWLIPGLWDQHTHLGQWSLRFTRLDLSGADSPEHALDLVRFWLAEHPGRPLVGFGHRPAVWERQPTVAELDAVAGETPVVLIAGDAHHAWLSSSAQRALGLEVREDTISENEWFAAYADLPGLVGNDGISPTGYLNSLNRAAAKGVVGLVDFEFGGGPSDWVERWTEGCDVLRVRVATYADRLDEVLAAGHRTGDLLLPGDDRLTMGPLKIISDGSLNTRTAWCCEPYADGGLGAANQSADELRALLTRGHAGGLEVATHAIGDAAVAHALSVYAATGARGSIEHAQLVAHADVRRMAAVGVRASVQPAHLVDDRVLTEQIWPGRSERCFAFRWMLDAGVPLALGSDAPVSPLDPWLAIAAAVHRGADDEEPWHAEQALTPGEALAASVDFQPTVGAGSRADLVLLERDPLASGADAAEVARQLRSMPVALTVAAGRVVHSAL
- a CDS encoding MFS transporter; the encoded protein is MTELPDRSRWLALYVLCLGDLMIVLDSSIVNVALPSIQADLGFSQSALAWVVNAYLLTFGGFLLLSGRLGDLLGNKRVFQGGVVSFTVASVACGLAPSPELLVVGRAVQGLGGAAVSAVALALVMGLFSEPAERAKAMGFFGFVMSGGGAVGVLLGGVLTGLLSWHWIFLVNVPIGVAVWVAARRALPSDELAPQTSRLDVVGAALVTIALMVTVYAVVGGNEAGWTSARTLLLLALGALLLVAYDALEVGLAFIPTSVVMAYCSLRVSDRLVLRFGIRPPLVAGLALAATSLALFSRAPVDGAFAIDVLPAMLLLGAGAGVAFNPVLLAAMGDVEPDEAGLASGVVNTSFMMGGALGLAVLVSLSTARTESLLDGGASPVAALNGGYQLGFAVGAAFALLAAAVGGLLLRPKPMVDAHPHEPTPAGEATAAGSP